One part of the Bacillus sp. FJAT-45350 genome encodes these proteins:
- the sirA gene encoding sporulation inhibitor of replication protein SirA, producing the protein MRNYTIYLIEEEVARHYFGQESKLFHLFLEQLRSSEEKGTVIQKQIEYITSPIPVLHIQQLVKQQFKGSTDYRLIKDRHYYTLRPDSHAELMIQPDKLILSADGNFEVETVFFEGIRKWSPCFFAVDLDHFRYGWLNPIKQMKLI; encoded by the coding sequence GTGAGAAACTACACTATTTATTTAATTGAAGAAGAGGTTGCTCGTCATTATTTTGGACAAGAATCGAAGTTGTTTCATTTATTTTTAGAACAACTACGCTCCTCAGAGGAAAAGGGTACGGTTATACAAAAGCAAATTGAATACATTACTTCGCCGATACCTGTTTTGCATATTCAGCAGTTAGTTAAACAGCAATTTAAAGGAAGTACAGACTATCGCTTAATTAAGGATAGACATTACTATACGCTACGTCCAGATAGTCACGCGGAATTAATGATTCAGCCGGATAAACTTATTCTATCAGCAGATGGTAATTTTGAAGTAGAAACAGTTTTCTTTGAGGGAATTAGAAAATGGTCGCCATGCTTTTTTGCAGTTGACCTTGATCATTTCCGATACGGATGGCTGAACCCTATTAAACAGATGAAATTAATTTAA
- a CDS encoding protoporphyrinogen oxidase: protein MKTVVVIGGGVTGLSTMHYLQKLKREQNVDVELILVEKNEYLGGKIHTVLNGEYKIETGADSIVARHESVMPLVTDLQLENEVAYNATGISYIYTNNELHPIPKDTVFGIPTSKESLFSSTLVSDEGKKLALKDYEMVNDHFTLESSIGEFLEHFLGKELVEKQIAPVLSGVYSGNINELTLASTLPYLLEYKQQYGSIIEGLNKNKEKFQTAANKKFLSFNKGLSTLINEMENELEEVEFIKGVKATKVSKENVSYEISFSNFRTIQADYVVLTTPHHVTQELLNNEDLDKDFNKLTNASLTSIYLGFDIPDERLPADGTGFIVSENNDIQCNACTWTSRKWKHTSEKGNLLVRLFYKSSNPSYQKLKNMNEDGLVEAALQDIEKSLGIKGKPQVIEVTNWENAMPNYHLEHKHAVHSLIGKMETNFPNAILAGCSYYGVGIGMCIKNGNDTAAMIIDRIKKV, encoded by the coding sequence GTGAAAACAGTTGTTGTGATTGGTGGGGGAGTTACAGGCCTATCAACGATGCATTATTTACAAAAATTAAAACGCGAGCAAAATGTAGATGTAGAGTTGATTCTTGTAGAGAAAAATGAGTATTTAGGGGGTAAAATCCACACAGTACTGAATGGTGAATACAAAATAGAAACTGGTGCTGACTCTATTGTTGCAAGACATGAAAGTGTCATGCCATTAGTAACTGACTTACAACTCGAAAATGAAGTTGCTTACAATGCGACAGGTATTTCGTATATTTATACAAATAATGAGTTACATCCAATTCCTAAAGATACAGTATTTGGGATACCTACAAGTAAGGAATCATTATTTAGTAGTACATTAGTATCGGATGAAGGGAAGAAACTTGCATTAAAAGACTATGAGATGGTAAATGACCATTTTACACTCGAGAGCTCGATTGGGGAATTTTTAGAACACTTTTTAGGGAAAGAACTAGTAGAAAAGCAAATAGCACCTGTATTATCCGGTGTTTATTCAGGTAATATAAATGAGCTTACTTTGGCTTCTACACTACCTTACCTTTTAGAGTATAAACAACAATATGGAAGTATTATTGAAGGGTTAAATAAAAATAAAGAGAAATTTCAAACAGCAGCAAATAAAAAGTTCCTATCGTTTAACAAGGGTTTATCTACGCTAATTAACGAAATGGAAAATGAGTTAGAAGAGGTTGAATTCATTAAAGGAGTAAAAGCTACAAAAGTTAGTAAAGAAAATGTTAGCTATGAAATATCATTTTCAAACTTTCGTACAATCCAGGCAGACTATGTTGTACTTACGACACCACATCATGTAACTCAGGAATTACTAAATAATGAGGATTTGGATAAGGACTTTAACAAATTAACTAATGCTTCTTTAACAAGTATTTATCTAGGTTTTGATATCCCAGATGAAAGACTTCCAGCGGATGGTACTGGATTTATTGTTTCAGAAAATAATGATATTCAATGTAACGCATGTACGTGGACGAGTAGGAAATGGAAACATACATCTGAAAAAGGTAATTTATTAGTTCGTTTATTTTATAAAAGTTCAAATCCATCCTATCAAAAGTTGAAAAATATGAATGAGGATGGTTTAGTTGAAGCAGCTTTACAAGATATTGAAAAGAGTTTAGGTATAAAAGGAAAGCCTCAAGTTATAGAAGTAACAAACTGGGAAAATGCTATGCCGAATTATCATTTAGAACATAAACATGCAGTACATTCTCTTATTGGCAAAATGGAAACAAACTTTCCTAATGCTATCCTTGCTGGTTGTTCCTATTATGGAGTGGGTATAGGAATGTGTATTAAGAATGGGAATGATACAGCGGCTATGATTATCGATAGAATAAAGAAAGTTTAG
- the lexA gene encoding transcriptional repressor LexA translates to MSKLSKRQQEILDYIKTEVRSKGYPPSVREIGEAVGLASSSTVHGHLSRLEKKGLIRRDPTKPRAIEVLSSEEDYSKIAESKTAYVPVIGKVTAGNPITAIENVEEYIPLPERYVSNEENVFILVIDGESMIEAGIFDGDMVIVRQQQTANNGDIIVAMTEEDEATVKRFFKEKDYIRLQPENSTMEPIILKNCSVLGKVIGVFRTIH, encoded by the coding sequence ATGTCAAAGTTATCAAAGAGGCAACAAGAAATACTAGACTACATAAAAACAGAGGTTCGCTCCAAAGGTTATCCCCCTTCTGTACGTGAGATCGGTGAAGCGGTAGGACTAGCCTCTAGTTCAACAGTTCACGGACACTTATCTCGACTAGAGAAAAAAGGTCTTATTCGACGAGATCCTACCAAACCAAGAGCTATCGAAGTCCTATCATCAGAAGAGGACTATAGTAAGATAGCAGAAAGCAAAACAGCCTATGTACCTGTTATCGGTAAGGTTACAGCAGGTAACCCTATAACAGCCATTGAAAACGTAGAAGAATATATCCCATTACCTGAACGTTATGTTTCAAATGAGGAAAACGTATTTATTCTAGTAATCGATGGTGAAAGTATGATAGAAGCAGGTATTTTCGATGGTGATATGGTTATTGTTCGTCAGCAACAAACTGCTAATAACGGCGATATAATTGTAGCTATGACAGAAGAGGATGAAGCTACAGTTAAGCGTTTCTTTAAAGAAAAAGATTATATTCGTTTACAACCTGAAAACTCAACTATGGAACCAATTATACTTAAAAATTGCTCTGTATTAGGAAAAGTGATTGGAGTTTTCAGAACTATTCATTAA
- a CDS encoding aspartyl-phosphate phosphatase Spo0E family protein: MVEEKDLLNIIEKKRNELIHTGLLYGLNSSYALKQSQELDDLLNEYEQAQKRNQSENTPS, translated from the coding sequence ATGGTAGAGGAAAAGGATTTACTAAACATTATTGAAAAAAAACGAAATGAATTAATACATACAGGATTACTATATGGGTTAAATTCCTCCTATGCACTTAAACAAAGTCAAGAGTTAGATGACCTACTTAACGAATATGAACAAGCACAAAAACGAAATCAGTCAGAAAACACGCCTTCTTGA
- a CDS encoding metal-sensitive transcriptional regulator: protein MKEFEFDIELQPERSPLVIKKEQDKEKLVNRLKRIEGQVRGLQKMIDDDRYCVDILVQVSAVDAALKKVGYTLLEQHTKGCVSQAIQSGEGDDAINELMKVIGQFSK from the coding sequence ATGAAGGAATTTGAATTTGATATAGAATTGCAACCTGAACGGAGTCCATTAGTTATAAAGAAAGAACAGGATAAAGAAAAGCTAGTAAATCGACTGAAGAGAATAGAGGGCCAAGTTCGAGGTCTTCAAAAAATGATTGATGATGACAGGTACTGTGTCGATATACTAGTACAGGTATCCGCTGTAGATGCTGCGCTAAAAAAAGTAGGTTATACATTATTAGAGCAACATACAAAGGGTTGTGTATCACAAGCGATACAATCTGGTGAGGGCGATGATGCCATTAATGAATTAATGAAAGTTATTGGACAATTTTCGAAATGA
- the tkt gene encoding transketolase encodes MTTRVEQLAVNTIRTLSIDSIEKANSGHPGMPMGAAPMAFSLFAKYMNHNPSNPEWFNRDRFVLSAGHGSMLLYSLLHLTGYDLSLEDLQSFRQWGSKTPGHPEFGHTPGVEATTGPLGQGVAMAVGMAMAERHLASTYNRDGLEIVDHYTYSICGDGDLMEGVSAEAASLAGHLKLGHLVVLYDSNDISLDGELNMAFSESVEDRYKAYGWQVIRVEDGNNLDEIGKAIESAKKDERPTLIEVKTVIGYGSPNKGGKSASHGAPLGSDEVKLAKEAYEWSYDNEFHIPEEVEEFYSNVKAEGEQKENAWNEMFATYKEKHPELAEQLQQAIKGELPAGWDQDAPVYEAGKDSVATRSSSGDALNAFAKTVPQLIGGSADLASSNKTLIKGEANFSREDYSGRNIWFGVREFAMGAAMNGMALHGGVKVFGATFFVFSDYLRPAIRLAALMKLPVTYVFTHDSIAVGEDGPTHEPVEQLAALRAMPGLSVIRPGDSNEAVAAWKVALESEDTPTALVLTRQNLMTLDSTAEQAYEGVKKGAYVVSKANGTPDVLLLAAGSEVPLAVEAQKVLEKDGIHASVVSMPSWDKFDQQSKEYKESVIPSNVKLRLGIEMGSSLGWHKYVGSEGEVLGIDQFGASAPGEKIMEEYGFTVDNVVGRVKALVRK; translated from the coding sequence ATGACAACTCGCGTCGAACAGTTAGCTGTAAATACTATTCGTACGTTATCGATTGATAGCATTGAAAAAGCAAATTCTGGACATCCGGGAATGCCTATGGGAGCTGCTCCTATGGCGTTCAGTCTTTTTGCAAAGTATATGAACCACAATCCAAGTAATCCAGAATGGTTTAACCGTGACCGTTTTGTTCTGTCTGCAGGACATGGTTCTATGCTTTTATATAGCTTATTACATTTAACAGGTTATGACTTATCACTTGAAGACTTACAAAGTTTCAGACAGTGGGGGAGTAAGACTCCTGGACACCCTGAATTTGGACATACTCCGGGTGTGGAAGCGACAACTGGACCACTCGGTCAAGGTGTTGCGATGGCAGTTGGGATGGCAATGGCGGAGCGTCATTTAGCAAGTACATACAACCGTGATGGTTTAGAAATCGTTGATCATTACACTTATAGCATTTGTGGTGACGGTGATTTAATGGAAGGTGTTTCTGCAGAAGCAGCTTCATTAGCAGGACACTTAAAGCTAGGACATCTTGTTGTTCTTTATGATTCAAATGATATCTCATTAGATGGCGAATTAAATATGGCTTTCTCTGAAAGTGTAGAAGATCGTTATAAAGCATACGGATGGCAGGTCATTCGTGTGGAAGACGGGAACAATCTTGATGAGATTGGAAAAGCAATCGAATCTGCTAAGAAAGACGAACGTCCTACATTAATTGAAGTAAAAACAGTCATTGGTTATGGGTCACCAAACAAAGGTGGAAAGTCGGCTTCACATGGTGCACCACTAGGTAGCGATGAAGTTAAACTAGCAAAAGAGGCTTATGAGTGGTCATATGATAACGAATTCCATATCCCTGAAGAGGTTGAAGAATTTTATTCAAATGTTAAAGCAGAAGGTGAGCAAAAGGAGAATGCGTGGAACGAAATGTTCGCTACGTATAAAGAAAAACATCCTGAGCTAGCTGAACAATTACAACAAGCAATTAAAGGTGAGTTACCAGCTGGTTGGGATCAAGATGCTCCTGTCTATGAAGCAGGAAAAGACAGTGTTGCTACGCGCTCATCTTCAGGTGATGCTTTGAATGCGTTTGCTAAAACTGTTCCTCAGCTTATCGGTGGTTCTGCTGACTTAGCTTCATCAAACAAAACATTAATCAAAGGTGAAGCTAACTTTAGTCGCGAAGATTACAGTGGTAGAAACATTTGGTTTGGTGTTCGTGAATTTGCAATGGGAGCTGCTATGAACGGTATGGCTCTTCATGGTGGAGTAAAAGTATTTGGAGCAACTTTCTTCGTATTCTCTGATTACTTACGTCCAGCAATCCGTTTAGCTGCGTTAATGAAATTACCTGTCACTTATGTATTTACACATGACAGTATTGCGGTTGGTGAAGATGGACCAACACATGAACCAGTTGAGCAATTAGCAGCATTACGTGCGATGCCAGGTCTTTCAGTGATTCGTCCTGGAGATAGTAATGAAGCGGTTGCTGCTTGGAAGGTAGCATTAGAAAGTGAAGACACTCCAACTGCATTAGTTCTTACTAGACAAAATCTAATGACATTAGATAGTACTGCTGAGCAAGCATACGAGGGTGTTAAAAAAGGTGCTTATGTTGTATCGAAAGCAAATGGTACACCAGATGTATTATTATTGGCAGCAGGTTCTGAAGTTCCACTTGCAGTTGAAGCACAGAAGGTTCTTGAAAAAGACGGAATACATGCTTCTGTAGTAAGTATGCCGAGCTGGGATAAATTTGATCAACAATCAAAAGAATATAAAGAAAGCGTTATTCCAAGTAATGTGAAATTACGCTTAGGAATCGAAATGGGCTCTTCTCTAGGTTGGCATAAATACGTAGGTAGTGAAGGAGAAGTACTAGGTATTGACCAGTTTGGTGCATCAGCACCTGGAGAAAAAATTATGGAAGAGTACGGCTTCACTGTTGATAATGTAGTAGGTAGAGTAAAAGCATTAGTGCGTAAATAA
- a CDS encoding ABC transporter transmembrane domain-containing protein gives MKVFIDLWWYFKQEKRSYGLGILILVFVSILSLLPPYIVGVMVDHIEQGTLTHSILLKWVGVLLAIAVIVYILRYLWRIMIFGASIRLARLLRNRLYTHFTNMSRNFYQKRRTGDLMAHSTNDIKAIEQTAGAGVLTLVDSLTMGGFVILTMAVTISWELTLIALIPMPFMALATSYYGSLLHKRFAGAQAAFSSLNDKVQESMSGIRVTKAFGNEDAEVESFRKKSDTVVEKNIAVAKVDALFDPTISLIVGISFFLSIVFGARFVIADTLTIGQLTSFTIYLGLLIWPMLAFGWLFNIVERGRASYNRVSSLLNEKQEITDEEATIEEIPKGNIEFRLPEFSYPNSHEQALKDIYFSLKRGETLGVVGKTGSGKTTLTKLLMREFDSEPQTILIDNNQIEDYRFDALRKSIGYVPQDHFLFSATIGDNIAFGMPDASMSDIINASKLASIHEDISRFNEGYETVVGERGVTLSGGQKQRISIARALLLNPEILILDDSLSAVDAKTEEEIIQSLRLTRKNKTTIITAHRLSAIQHADLILVLDEGLIIEKGTHQELMKTTGWYRKMYEHQQLESIVEQGGE, from the coding sequence ATGAAAGTCTTTATTGATTTATGGTGGTATTTTAAACAGGAAAAGCGCAGTTATGGATTAGGAATTCTTATTTTAGTTTTTGTATCTATTCTTTCCCTATTGCCACCTTATATTGTTGGGGTGATGGTAGACCATATTGAACAGGGTACACTTACCCATTCAATCTTACTAAAATGGGTGGGAGTGCTTCTTGCCATTGCTGTTATCGTTTATATTCTTCGTTATTTATGGAGAATCATGATTTTTGGAGCGTCGATTCGATTAGCAAGACTCCTACGTAATCGCTTGTATACACATTTTACAAATATGTCTCGAAACTTTTATCAAAAAAGAAGAACAGGAGATTTAATGGCTCATTCCACGAATGATATAAAGGCTATTGAACAAACGGCTGGTGCTGGTGTTCTAACGTTAGTTGACTCATTAACTATGGGTGGCTTTGTTATTCTGACGATGGCAGTCACAATTAGCTGGGAGTTGACGTTAATAGCTCTTATACCAATGCCTTTTATGGCATTAGCAACAAGCTATTATGGTTCATTACTCCATAAGAGGTTTGCCGGAGCACAGGCAGCATTTTCAAGTTTAAATGATAAAGTGCAAGAGAGTATGAGTGGAATTCGTGTCACGAAAGCATTTGGTAATGAAGATGCTGAAGTAGAATCGTTTCGAAAAAAATCAGATACAGTTGTAGAGAAAAATATTGCCGTTGCAAAAGTAGATGCGTTATTTGATCCTACAATCTCACTCATTGTTGGGATTTCTTTTTTTCTATCAATTGTATTTGGAGCAAGATTTGTGATTGCTGACACTCTTACAATTGGACAGTTAACTAGTTTTACAATTTATTTAGGCTTACTCATATGGCCGATGCTTGCATTTGGATGGTTATTTAATATTGTTGAAAGAGGTCGTGCATCGTATAATCGTGTGTCATCATTACTAAATGAAAAACAGGAAATAACTGATGAAGAAGCAACAATAGAAGAAATACCAAAGGGGAATATTGAATTTCGATTACCGGAATTTTCTTATCCTAATTCACATGAACAAGCATTGAAAGATATTTATTTCTCTTTAAAAAGAGGAGAGACGTTAGGGGTTGTTGGTAAAACTGGGAGTGGGAAAACAACTCTTACTAAACTGTTAATGAGAGAATTTGATTCAGAGCCTCAAACAATTCTGATTGACAACAATCAGATTGAAGACTATCGTTTCGATGCTCTTCGAAAATCGATTGGGTATGTACCTCAGGATCATTTCCTTTTTTCAGCTACAATCGGAGATAATATAGCTTTTGGAATGCCAGATGCAAGCATGTCAGACATTATCAATGCTAGTAAGCTTGCTTCAATACATGAAGATATCTCTCGCTTCAACGAAGGCTATGAAACTGTCGTTGGCGAGAGAGGTGTTACTTTATCAGGTGGGCAAAAGCAAAGAATATCTATTGCCCGTGCGTTATTATTAAATCCTGAAATTTTGATATTAGACGACTCTTTATCAGCAGTAGATGCTAAAACAGAAGAAGAGATAATTCAATCACTAAGACTGACACGTAAGAATAAAACAACGATTATTACAGCACACCGTTTAAGTGCGATACAGCATGCGGATCTTATATTAGTTCTTGATGAAGGCTTAATAATTGAAAAAGGGACACATCAAGAGTTAATGAAAACTACAGGCTGGTATCGAAAAATGTATGAACATCAACAGCTAGAATCAATCGTAGAGCAGGGAGGGGAGTAA
- a CDS encoding DUF896 domain-containing protein, whose translation MAINDKIARINELAKRAKTTGLSKEEEQEQKRLRQEYVKQFRSSFENQLHSVKVVDKKGNDVTPEKLKQSKKSQNVTKH comes from the coding sequence ATGGCGATAAATGATAAGATTGCACGCATAAATGAATTAGCGAAGAGAGCGAAAACAACAGGACTTTCAAAAGAGGAAGAACAAGAACAAAAGAGGCTACGTCAAGAGTACGTAAAGCAATTCCGCTCTTCTTTTGAAAATCAATTACATTCAGTCAAAGTTGTAGATAAAAAAGGGAATGATGTTACACCTGAAAAGCTAAAGCAAAGTAAAAAGTCACAGAATGTAACAAAGCATTAA
- a CDS encoding ABC transporter ATP-binding protein gives MQHKDNVLTSKEQKDVFKRLLSYTKPHTKILIIAFTLLLLATGAEIIGPILVKIFIDDYLTPRNLAYEPLVFLGSLYLFLHIGSVALNYIQLYLFHKVALKIIQQLRIDVFAKVQSLGLSFFDRTAAGGLVSRITNDTESIKDLYVSVLATFVQNIVFLIGIFVAMFYLNTKLAFFCLFFLPLILLVMKMYRKFSSKFYAEMSEKLSHLNAKINESIQGMSIVQLFRQEKRLRKEFADINEEHQRAWMKSMKLDGLLLRPAIDFISILALIIVLSYFGITSLNTAVEIGVLYAFVNYLDRFFEPVNQMMMRLSMFQQAIVSAGRVFKLLDYEDVAPAQEGKENPRIGDGDVEFRDVTFSYDGKTDVLKNISFTVKKGQTLALVGHTGSGKSSIINVLMRFYKIKSGDILIDGKPLHAYSDKEIRENVGLVLQDPFLYTGDIRSNIKLYNDTLTEEDIKRAASYVHAHQFIEKLPEGYDTKVAERGSTLSSGQRQLLSFARTMAIEPKILILDEATASVDTETEEAIQVALEKMRKGRTTIAIAHRLSTIKDADHIIVLHQGEIIEQGNHEELLAEQGLYHKMYQLQQGVNIESQVIS, from the coding sequence GTGCAGCATAAAGATAATGTATTAACTTCAAAAGAGCAAAAAGACGTCTTTAAACGACTTCTGTCATATACTAAGCCACATACAAAAATATTAATTATTGCATTTACCCTACTTCTTCTTGCGACAGGTGCTGAAATAATTGGACCGATTTTAGTAAAGATATTTATTGATGACTACTTAACGCCTAGAAATCTTGCTTATGAGCCTCTTGTATTTTTAGGAAGTCTATATTTATTTCTACACATAGGGTCTGTTGCCCTAAATTATATACAATTATATTTATTTCATAAGGTAGCATTAAAAATCATTCAGCAGTTACGAATCGATGTATTTGCTAAAGTACAAAGCCTTGGCTTATCATTCTTTGATCGCACTGCAGCTGGTGGGTTAGTATCTCGTATTACAAATGATACAGAATCTATTAAAGACTTATATGTAAGTGTTTTAGCAACATTTGTACAAAATATCGTTTTCTTAATTGGTATATTTGTAGCGATGTTTTACTTAAATACTAAGCTAGCTTTCTTCTGTTTATTTTTTCTACCCTTGATTTTACTAGTTATGAAAATGTACAGAAAATTTAGCTCGAAGTTTTATGCTGAAATGAGTGAGAAGCTTAGCCACTTAAATGCCAAAATAAATGAATCGATTCAAGGGATGTCGATTGTTCAACTGTTCCGACAAGAGAAAAGATTGCGTAAAGAGTTTGCTGACATTAATGAAGAACATCAAAGAGCATGGATGAAAAGTATGAAGCTAGATGGACTTTTGCTCCGTCCAGCAATTGATTTTATCTCAATCTTGGCACTTATTATCGTATTAAGCTATTTTGGGATTACGTCGTTAAATACAGCAGTTGAGATTGGTGTGCTTTATGCTTTTGTTAATTATTTGGACCGGTTTTTTGAGCCAGTAAATCAGATGATGATGCGTTTATCAATGTTTCAGCAAGCAATTGTATCAGCGGGACGTGTTTTTAAGTTATTAGATTACGAAGACGTAGCTCCAGCCCAAGAGGGGAAAGAGAATCCTAGAATTGGAGATGGGGACGTTGAATTTCGTGATGTCACCTTTTCATACGATGGAAAAACAGATGTATTAAAAAATATTTCGTTTACTGTGAAGAAGGGCCAAACATTGGCATTAGTAGGGCATACCGGTAGTGGAAAAAGTTCGATCATAAATGTCTTAATGAGATTTTATAAGATTAAGAGTGGAGATATTCTCATCGATGGCAAGCCATTACATGCTTATTCCGATAAAGAGATCCGAGAAAATGTCGGACTCGTTCTACAAGACCCGTTTTTATATACAGGAGACATACGCTCCAACATTAAATTATACAATGATACATTAACGGAAGAAGATATAAAAAGAGCCGCTTCCTATGTTCATGCACATCAATTTATTGAAAAGCTTCCTGAAGGATATGATACGAAGGTAGCTGAAAGAGGTTCAACACTTTCAAGTGGGCAACGACAGTTATTATCCTTTGCTAGAACTATGGCAATTGAGCCGAAGATATTAATCCTTGATGAAGCAACAGCTAGTGTTGATACAGAAACAGAAGAAGCGATTCAGGTAGCTTTAGAAAAAATGAGAAAAGGACGAACGACGATTGCTATAGCCCATAGACTTTCGACGATTAAAGATGCTGATCATATCATTGTGTTACACCAAGGTGAAATAATCGAACAGGGGAACCATGAGGAATTACTTGCTGAGCAGGGACTCTATCATAAGATGTACCAATTACAGCAAGGTGTTAACATTGAGAGTCAGGTTATTAGCTAA
- a CDS encoding YneB family resolvase-like protein — translation MNAIIYCRVSTEKETQQTSLHRQQEELVHLAESHQLNVIKIISEKESSFKLERQGILEMLDYFREKQAEVLLIQDDTRLARGNTKIALLHHLSKMGVTIYTLNNNGEMELSETDSMVLEIVSIVEEYQRKLHNLKIKRGMKRAVKQGYKPQKNLKNTHVGGREQKDVPIKEIVRLREMKLTFHEIAATLRGFGYDVSKATVHRRYQLYIKETEQLDNVQD, via the coding sequence ATGAATGCTATTATATATTGTAGAGTTAGTACAGAAAAGGAAACCCAACAAACGTCATTACACCGGCAGCAAGAAGAGCTGGTACACCTTGCTGAAAGCCATCAATTAAATGTCATAAAGATTATCAGCGAAAAAGAAAGTAGTTTTAAGCTTGAACGACAAGGGATATTAGAAATGCTAGATTATTTTAGGGAAAAGCAGGCTGAAGTTCTTCTTATACAAGATGACACAAGACTAGCGAGAGGAAATACAAAGATAGCTCTCCTACATCATTTATCAAAAATGGGGGTAACTATCTATACATTAAATAATAATGGTGAAATGGAGCTTAGTGAAACAGATTCGATGGTGCTAGAAATTGTAAGTATAGTAGAAGAGTATCAACGGAAGCTTCATAATTTAAAAATAAAAAGAGGAATGAAACGGGCAGTAAAGCAAGGCTACAAGCCACAAAAAAATTTAAAAAACACTCATGTTGGTGGCAGAGAACAAAAGGACGTACCTATTAAAGAAATTGTTCGCCTTAGAGAAATGAAATTAACTTTTCATGAAATTGCTGCTACTTTAAGAGGGTTTGGCTATGATGTATCAAAAGCAACTGTACATAGACGCTACCAATTATATATTAAGGAAACAGAGCAACTAGATAATGTACAAGACTAA